The following proteins are encoded in a genomic region of Hydra vulgaris chromosome 05, alternate assembly HydraT2T_AEP:
- the LOC136080839 gene encoding uncharacterized protein LOC136080839, giving the protein MEQLFDIGKDNLEQLMRSDKITPRTQAAIEEDLNFYLDQQTDRKWFISKPDKELATIIEKRLERYKRQEQMRMKYLEEKERCKSAPPPLDESDENLTPTKKR; this is encoded by the exons ATGGAACAGTTGTTTGACATAGGCAAAGATAACTTAGAGCAACTGATGAGAAGTGACAAAATAACACCAAGAACACAAGCTGCTATTGAAGAAGACCTAAATTTCTATCTAGACCAGCAAACAGACAG gaaGTGGTTTATTTCTAAGCCAGATAAAGAGCTAGCTACCATCATTGAGAAACGACTAGAAAGGTATAAAAGACAAGAACAAATGAGAATGAAGTACCTAGAGGAGAAAGAAAGATGTAAATCAGCTCCCCCACCACTTGATGAAAGTGATGAAAACTTGACGCCAACTAAGAAAAGGTAA